A genome region from Chryseobacterium sp. G0186 includes the following:
- a CDS encoding toprim domain-containing protein, giving the protein MNCEEIKQKIGIRTVLESFNLFPSKENRRTAFYFAIDREERTPSLSVDFVKNRAFDFGTGKSYDVISIVQQINQCSVSDALKYLARFGFSVQNDIQKVDSNQELEYEILKTSEIRHFALVQYLTSRRVYEQKDLVREIHYKMNGKKYFGIGFLNDSGGFEIRNKYSKICLSKKDVTLIKTQNNNFDEIAIFEGFFDYLTYRNMEKEQSSDYLILNSTSMLFKVENELKKYNKISLFLDNDSNGKSVKSKIEKRYKNVEDCSVIYESYNDLNEWYCNI; this is encoded by the coding sequence ATGAATTGCGAAGAAATTAAACAAAAAATAGGAATCAGAACTGTTCTGGAATCGTTCAACTTATTTCCGTCCAAAGAAAACCGAAGAACGGCTTTTTACTTTGCAATTGACAGAGAGGAGAGGACACCCAGTTTATCTGTTGATTTTGTGAAAAATAGAGCATTTGATTTCGGGACTGGCAAAAGCTATGATGTGATTTCAATTGTGCAGCAAATTAATCAATGTTCTGTTTCTGATGCTTTGAAATACTTGGCAAGGTTTGGCTTTTCTGTCCAGAATGATATTCAGAAAGTTGATTCTAATCAAGAATTGGAATACGAAATCTTAAAAACGAGTGAAATTAGGCACTTTGCATTAGTTCAGTATTTAACATCACGAAGAGTTTATGAGCAAAAGGATTTGGTCAGAGAGATTCATTACAAAATGAATGGAAAAAAGTATTTTGGAATAGGCTTTTTAAATGACTCTGGTGGTTTCGAAATACGAAACAAATATTCTAAAATCTGTTTGAGTAAGAAAGATGTTACATTAATAAAAACTCAAAATAATAACTTTGATGAAATTGCAATCTTTGAAGGCTTTTTCGATTACCTTACTTACAGAAATATGGAAAAAGAACAAAGCTCAGATTATCTGATTCTCAATTCTACATCAATGCTTTTTAAAGTTGAAAACGAATTGAAGAAGTATAATAAAATCTCACTGTTTTTAGATAATGACTCCAATGGAAAATCTGTCAAGTCTAAAATTGAAAAACGATACAAAAATGTAGAAGACTGTTCCGTGATTTATGAGTCGTATAATGATTTGAACGAGTGGTACTGCAACATTTAG
- a CDS encoding AAA family ATPase, which produces MLKNKSQHLFVITGGPGAGKTTLLNALEIKGKRVIPEDARQIIKQQMQINGEGLPWKNKILYAELMFEASLKTYQKVTSEVLDKTVFFDRGILGAICYMEMENIPVSDEIVAVVRSNPYNQKVFILPPWLDIYETDNERKQTWKEAVYTFDLMKQTYTKFGYKVIEVPKENIDKRCEFIFSNI; this is translated from the coding sequence ATGCTCAAAAATAAATCCCAACATCTATTTGTTATTACCGGCGGACCTGGAGCTGGAAAGACAACTTTACTAAATGCACTTGAAATTAAGGGAAAACGTGTCATTCCTGAAGATGCCCGCCAAATTATTAAACAACAGATGCAGATTAATGGTGAAGGACTGCCGTGGAAGAATAAAATTTTATATGCGGAGTTGATGTTTGAGGCTTCTTTAAAAACTTATCAAAAAGTAACAAGCGAAGTTTTGGATAAAACAGTTTTCTTTGATAGAGGAATTTTGGGTGCAATCTGTTATATGGAAATGGAGAATATTCCTGTATCCGATGAGATAGTGGCTGTTGTACGCTCAAATCCATATAATCAAAAAGTATTTATCCTGCCACCTTGGTTAGACATCTACGAAACAGATAATGAAAGAAAACAAACTTGGAAAGAGGCAGTATATACTTTTGATTTAATGAAACAGACTTATACAAAATTTGGTTATAAAGTTATTGAAGTTCCTAAGGAAAATATCGACAAAAGATGCGAATTCATTTTCAGTAATATTTGA
- a CDS encoding histone H1: MKELIEKINAEFEAFTTEANQQVEKGNKAAGTRARKSALELSKLFKDFRKISVEESKK; encoded by the coding sequence ATGAAAGAACTTATCGAAAAAATCAACGCAGAATTTGAGGCGTTCACTACAGAAGCAAACCAACAAGTTGAAAAAGGAAACAAAGCAGCTGGAACTAGAGCAAGAAAATCTGCTTTGGAACTAAGTAAATTATTTAAAGACTTTAGAAAAATCTCTGTTGAAGAATCTAAGAAATAA
- a CDS encoding single-stranded DNA-binding protein: MNTIIGRVTKNAEINILKNDKQVVNFSIAINDSYKNRQGEKVEQTTYYNCAYWQSPNVAKSLTKGTLVELSGRTSSNAWIGKDGEIRSGLNFHTSNIKFHGGGKREDVQNFVTEKAQDKKTFAEDTDDDLPF, translated from the coding sequence ATGAACACAATTATCGGTAGAGTTACCAAAAACGCAGAAATCAACATCTTAAAAAACGACAAGCAAGTTGTGAATTTTTCAATAGCCATCAATGACAGCTACAAAAATAGACAAGGAGAAAAGGTGGAGCAGACCACTTATTATAATTGCGCATATTGGCAAAGTCCTAATGTCGCAAAATCTTTAACTAAGGGAACTTTGGTTGAACTATCAGGCAGAACGAGTTCAAATGCGTGGATAGGTAAGGATGGAGAGATAAGGTCTGGATTAAACTTCCATACTTCAAATATAAAGTTTCACGGAGGAGGAAAACGAGAAGATGTACAAAACTTTGTGACAGAAAAAGCGCAAGACAAAAAAACATTTGCGGAAGATACAGACGACGATCTACCATTCTAA